In Desulfomicrobium escambiense DSM 10707, one genomic interval encodes:
- a CDS encoding divergent polysaccharide deacetylase family protein, whose protein sequence is MPPKKRKGKKAPASLPKFSLFRAILWPSVILVTGLSLFLALRLPLRHPEPVDAKPQTPPVERSAPVQTPTRPTVPGTTREPAPSQERTEPGTPEQAPAQPYEAQADDFEARVRNVDLAILLALESTGGRDMVMRHKAVEEREHNGQEFFYQNLTVSLGHDVFDFLARLKQNISQLEPEASLATVDGNPRDLEISILGEPTHHLFLPLTLPPETPETSEPVAAAPKLVIVIDDLGESMATAKRLAELPFRVTFSVLPHNTKARQVAGLARQKGLELLLHLPCEPDGYPKTANSGPGTLRTNMSEATLERTLADNLARLPEVDGVNNHMGSKLTSDAKAMTVVLAHLKGRGKFFLDSLTTPQSCVREVSRKLGMRYYRRHIFLDNSATEHAILLQLRKAESLAKRTGVAVAIGHPYPATLSALETWARTRDMSVTICSIKDI, encoded by the coding sequence ATGCCTCCCAAAAAAAGAAAAGGGAAAAAGGCTCCGGCCAGCCTCCCGAAATTCTCCCTGTTCAGGGCCATCCTCTGGCCAAGCGTCATTCTTGTGACCGGCCTGAGCCTTTTTCTTGCGCTGCGCCTGCCCCTGCGCCACCCCGAGCCCGTGGACGCCAAGCCGCAGACTCCGCCCGTGGAGCGGTCCGCCCCTGTCCAGACTCCGACCCGGCCGACGGTTCCGGGCACGACTCGCGAACCTGCGCCGTCCCAGGAACGCACCGAACCCGGGACTCCTGAACAGGCCCCCGCACAGCCATACGAAGCCCAGGCAGACGATTTCGAGGCCAGGGTCCGCAACGTCGACTTGGCCATCCTGCTGGCGCTGGAATCGACGGGCGGCCGGGACATGGTCATGCGCCACAAGGCCGTGGAAGAACGCGAGCACAACGGACAGGAGTTCTTCTACCAGAACCTGACCGTTTCGCTGGGGCACGACGTCTTCGACTTCCTGGCCCGGCTCAAGCAGAACATCTCGCAGCTGGAGCCCGAGGCCTCGCTGGCCACGGTCGACGGCAACCCCCGGGACCTCGAGATCTCCATCCTCGGCGAGCCGACGCACCACCTCTTCCTGCCCCTCACGCTCCCGCCCGAAACGCCGGAAACGAGCGAACCCGTAGCCGCCGCGCCGAAGCTGGTCATCGTCATCGACGATCTCGGCGAAAGCATGGCCACGGCCAAGCGCCTGGCAGAGCTGCCCTTCAGGGTCACCTTCTCGGTCCTGCCCCACAACACCAAGGCCAGGCAGGTGGCCGGCCTGGCCAGGCAAAAGGGGCTCGAACTCCTTCTGCACCTGCCCTGCGAACCCGACGGCTACCCCAAGACCGCCAATTCCGGACCCGGCACCCTGCGCACGAACATGTCGGAGGCGACGCTGGAGCGGACCCTGGCCGACAACCTGGCCCGACTGCCGGAAGTCGACGGGGTCAACAACCACATGGGATCGAAACTGACCAGCGACGCGAAAGCCATGACCGTGGTCCTGGCGCACCTCAAAGGACGCGGGAAATTCTTTCTGGACAGCCTGACCACACCGCAAAGCTGCGTGCGCGAGGTTAGCAGGAAACTCGGCATGCGATATTACAGGCGCCACATCTTCCTCGACAATTCAGCGACGGAACATGCCATTCTCCTGCAACTGCGCAAGGCCGAGTCCCTGGCCAAGCGCACCGGAGTGGCCGTGGCCATAGGGCACCCTTATCCGGCCACCCTGTCCGCACTGGAAACATGGGCACGAACCCGCGACATGAGCGTAACCATCTGCTCCATCAAAGACATTTGA
- a CDS encoding endonuclease III domain-containing protein yields MKRRGLLLAYYDAMAAALGPSRWWPGDTPFEIALGAILTQNTAWSNVEKAIANLRAAGLLSARELRDLPVTELEELIRPAGFFRIKAVRLRNFLNFLEDACDLDLERLRDADTKALRDSLLRVSGIGPETADSILLYALGHPTFVVDAYTRRIFHRHMLVPEDVGYEELRDIFMDALPPDATLFNEFHALIVRTGKAWCAKKEGKCRTCPLSRFLDLQGP; encoded by the coding sequence ATGAAGCGCCGGGGCCTGCTGCTGGCCTACTACGACGCAATGGCCGCAGCCCTCGGCCCCAGCCGCTGGTGGCCGGGCGACACCCCCTTCGAGATCGCCCTGGGCGCCATCCTGACCCAGAACACGGCCTGGTCCAACGTGGAGAAGGCCATCGCCAACCTCCGCGCAGCCGGCCTCCTGAGCGCCCGAGAGCTGCGCGACCTGCCCGTGACGGAACTCGAAGAGCTGATCAGGCCGGCCGGGTTCTTCCGCATCAAGGCCGTCAGACTGCGCAACTTCCTGAATTTCCTCGAGGACGCCTGCGACCTGGACCTGGAGCGGCTGCGCGATGCCGACACCAAGGCCCTGCGCGATTCACTGCTGCGGGTCTCGGGCATCGGTCCCGAGACGGCCGACTCCATCCTGCTCTACGCCCTGGGGCACCCCACCTTCGTGGTCGACGCCTACACCCGCCGCATTTTTCACCGCCACATGCTCGTTCCCGAGGATGTCGGCTACGAGGAACTGCGCGACATCTTCATGGACGCCCTGCCCCCGGACGCGACCCTCTTCAACGAGTTCCACGCCCTCATCGTGCGCACGGGCAAGGCCTGGTGCGCCAAGAAGGAGGGAAAATGCCGAACCTGCCCGCTGTCCCGCTTTCTGGACCTGCAAGGCCCTTGA
- a CDS encoding amino acid ABC transporter permease has product MKYTFNWPLIFSGEYSQWFIDGLSVTLQLSGLSIVLALVLGTLLTVMRLSKIKPLVWFSVGYIEFFRNTPLVVQIFFWYFGSDPLLPGFFKEWLYRQNIEFATGVIALSTYTAAFIAEELRSGILSIPKTQLEASRATGLSFMQAMGYVILPQAFRIIIPPLISQFLNLIKNSSLAMTIGVMELTYMARQVEAHTFHGFEAFTVSTLMYLSLSLLVSLAINQYNKRCLHVRSR; this is encoded by the coding sequence ATGAAGTACACGTTCAACTGGCCACTCATCTTTTCCGGCGAATACTCGCAATGGTTCATCGACGGGCTGTCCGTGACCCTGCAGCTCTCAGGACTGTCCATCGTTCTGGCCCTCGTCCTGGGCACGCTCCTGACCGTAATGCGCCTCTCCAAGATCAAGCCGCTGGTCTGGTTCTCGGTGGGCTACATCGAATTTTTCCGCAACACGCCCCTAGTGGTCCAGATTTTCTTCTGGTACTTCGGCTCGGACCCCTTGTTGCCCGGCTTCTTCAAGGAGTGGCTCTACCGGCAGAACATCGAGTTCGCCACCGGCGTCATCGCCCTGTCCACCTACACCGCGGCCTTCATCGCCGAGGAACTGCGCTCGGGCATCCTGTCCATCCCCAAGACCCAGCTGGAGGCCTCGCGCGCCACGGGCCTGAGCTTCATGCAGGCCATGGGCTACGTCATCCTGCCCCAGGCCTTCCGGATCATCATTCCGCCGCTCATCAGCCAGTTTTTGAACCTGATCAAGAACTCCTCCCTGGCCATGACCATCGGGGTCATGGAGCTGACCTACATGGCGCGCCAGGTCGAGGCCCACACCTTCCACGGCTTCGAAGCCTTCACCGTCTCGACCCTCATGTACCTGTCCCTGTCCCTTCTGGTCTCCCTGGCCATCAACCAGTACAACAAACGCTGCCTGCACGTGCGCAGCCGATAG
- a CDS encoding S41 family peptidase produces MRLSHLLGTIVLLAALCGTVSSSQARDTDHYQALKQFSQVLDLIEKNYVQEVNRTDLIHGAIEGMLNSIDPHSTFIDLDKFKMMQEEFQGEFGGIGIQIGVRDKRLTVIAPIEDTPADKAGLRAGDIILEIDGISALDISLEEAVSKIRGPKGKAVELTILHKDSQAPEKVSIVRGTIPLISVKTRELEPGYLHVRLTDFKANTTEDLHRKLAEYTANRELKGIVLDLRNNPGGLLNQAISVTDTFLRDGLIVYTQGRDPKSRKDETASKQSTDVNCPVVVLINSGSASASEIVAGALQDRKRAILIGEKTFGKGSVQTIMPLSDGSAVKLTIALYYTPNGRSIQAEGIDPDLELPFVAATENAEDGVDFRESSLAKHLDNPNGDNQAGNVATDAKDALAKDNQLRVGLSMVKSLPRFMQLTN; encoded by the coding sequence ATGCGCCTTAGCCATCTTCTTGGCACGATTGTTCTTCTGGCCGCCCTCTGCGGCACCGTCTCATCCAGCCAGGCCCGCGACACGGACCACTACCAGGCCCTGAAGCAGTTCAGTCAGGTTCTCGACCTGATCGAGAAGAACTACGTCCAGGAGGTCAACCGCACGGACCTCATCCACGGCGCCATAGAAGGCATGCTCAACTCCATCGACCCCCATTCCACCTTCATCGACCTCGACAAGTTCAAGATGATGCAGGAGGAGTTCCAGGGCGAGTTCGGAGGCATCGGCATCCAGATCGGCGTGCGCGACAAGCGCCTGACCGTCATCGCGCCCATCGAGGACACCCCCGCCGACAAGGCCGGCCTGCGGGCCGGGGACATCATCCTCGAAATCGACGGCATCTCGGCCCTGGACATCTCCTTGGAAGAGGCCGTGTCCAAGATCCGTGGCCCCAAGGGCAAGGCCGTTGAACTGACCATCCTGCACAAGGACTCACAGGCCCCCGAAAAAGTCAGCATCGTGCGCGGGACCATCCCGCTCATCAGCGTCAAAACCAGGGAACTGGAACCCGGCTACCTGCATGTCCGCCTGACGGACTTCAAGGCCAACACCACCGAGGACCTGCACCGCAAGCTGGCCGAATACACAGCCAACCGGGAACTGAAGGGCATCGTCCTGGACCTGCGCAACAACCCCGGCGGGCTCCTGAACCAGGCCATCTCCGTGACCGACACCTTCCTGCGCGACGGCCTCATCGTCTACACCCAGGGGCGCGACCCCAAGAGCCGCAAGGATGAAACGGCCTCGAAGCAGTCCACGGACGTGAACTGCCCCGTGGTGGTGCTGATCAATTCCGGCTCGGCCTCGGCCTCGGAGATCGTGGCCGGTGCCCTGCAGGACCGCAAGCGGGCCATCCTGATCGGCGAGAAGACCTTCGGCAAGGGTTCGGTGCAGACCATCATGCCCCTGTCCGACGGTTCGGCGGTCAAGCTGACCATCGCCCTCTACTACACCCCCAACGGCCGTTCCATTCAGGCCGAAGGCATCGACCCCGATCTGGAACTGCCCTTCGTGGCCGCGACCGAGAACGCCGAGGACGGCGTCGATTTCAGGGAGTCCAGCCTGGCCAAGCATCTGGACAACCCCAACGGCGACAATCAGGCGGGGAACGTGGCTACCGACGCGAAAGACGCCTTGGCCAAGGACAACCAGCTGCGTGTGGGCCTGAGCATGGTCAAATCCCTGCCTCGGTTCATGCAGCTCACCAACTGA
- a CDS encoding amino acid ABC transporter permease: MDAFVTWFVGLFSNWGVVWKNFDYLLLGAYPQGPLGGLAMSIIMAVIGIFGAFWIGLAVGLMRLSKRPWLSWPALVFIEIIRGTPLLMVIFWFYFFAPILMGRSVPETESAIAAFIVFTSAYVAEIVRAGVLAIPKGQTEAARGSGLSHTQTMIHVILPQALRNMIPSFVNQFVSLTKDTSLAMIINVNELTLSARHIYTRTMKAPMEIFLAIALLYFVICWVLTAFSRKLERSMSRYQARTNGK, from the coding sequence ATGGACGCATTCGTGACATGGTTCGTCGGCCTCTTCTCCAACTGGGGCGTGGTCTGGAAAAATTTCGACTACCTGCTCCTGGGCGCCTACCCGCAGGGCCCCCTGGGCGGGCTGGCCATGAGCATCATCATGGCCGTCATCGGCATCTTCGGCGCCTTCTGGATCGGTCTGGCCGTAGGCCTCATGCGCCTCTCCAAGCGGCCCTGGCTGTCCTGGCCGGCTCTGGTCTTCATCGAGATCATCCGCGGCACGCCGCTGCTCATGGTCATCTTCTGGTTCTATTTCTTCGCGCCCATCCTCATGGGACGCTCCGTGCCCGAGACCGAAAGCGCCATCGCGGCCTTCATCGTCTTCACCAGCGCCTATGTGGCCGAGATCGTCCGCGCCGGGGTCCTGGCCATCCCCAAGGGCCAGACCGAGGCCGCCCGCGGCTCGGGCCTGTCGCACACCCAGACCATGATCCACGTCATCCTGCCCCAGGCCCTGCGGAACATGATCCCGTCCTTCGTCAACCAGTTCGTGTCCCTGACCAAGGACACGTCCCTGGCCATGATCATCAACGTCAACGAGCTGACCCTCTCGGCGCGGCATATCTACACCCGGACCATGAAGGCGCCCATGGAGATCTTCCTGGCCATCGCGCTCCTTTACTTCGTCATCTGCTGGGTGCTGACCGCCTTCAGCCGCAAACTCGAGCGGAGCATGTCCCGCTATCAGGCCAGAACAAATGGAAAATAA
- the prmA gene encoding 50S ribosomal protein L11 methyltransferase: MENKLTRLDISYTPERDDLVTALLYMHTPWGWQDEGLKDGLRRLTVHFDRPEQSAETEAALLDACPDITLETSSVDNADWNSAWKKYFTPIPVGTRFVVVPSWLKDEPQAAQPIVIEPKMAFGTGHHQTTALCLGALDTLTSAGIIVAGQTFLDLGTGSGILGIAAAKLGLAGLGLDIDPVAVDNARENAALNGVEDRLELGVGSIDSIAADRRFDCILANILANPLIDMAEDIRGRLAAPGVLVLSGILREQADRVAEAYMGQGLPAPKISFSGEWALLVFRT; encoded by the coding sequence ATGGAAAATAAGCTCACTCGCCTCGACATCTCCTACACCCCGGAGCGGGACGACCTCGTCACCGCCCTGCTGTACATGCACACGCCCTGGGGCTGGCAGGACGAAGGCCTGAAGGACGGCCTGCGCCGCCTGACCGTGCACTTCGACCGGCCGGAGCAGTCGGCCGAGACCGAGGCGGCCCTGCTTGACGCCTGCCCGGACATCACCCTGGAAACCTCGTCCGTGGACAACGCCGACTGGAACAGCGCCTGGAAGAAGTATTTCACGCCCATCCCCGTCGGCACGCGCTTCGTGGTCGTGCCGTCCTGGCTCAAGGACGAACCCCAGGCCGCCCAGCCCATTGTCATCGAACCCAAGATGGCCTTCGGCACGGGGCACCACCAGACCACGGCCCTGTGTCTGGGCGCCCTGGACACCCTGACGTCCGCGGGCATCATCGTCGCCGGGCAAACCTTTCTCGACCTGGGCACGGGCTCGGGCATCCTCGGCATCGCCGCCGCGAAGCTCGGCCTCGCGGGCCTGGGCCTGGACATCGACCCGGTGGCCGTGGACAATGCTCGGGAAAACGCGGCCCTGAACGGCGTCGAGGACCGGCTCGAACTCGGAGTCGGAAGCATCGATTCCATCGCCGCCGACCGCCGCTTCGACTGCATCCTGGCCAACATCCTGGCCAACCCGCTCATCGACATGGCCGAGGACATCCGCGGCCGTCTGGCCGCACCGGGCGTGCTCGTCCTCTCGGGCATCCTGCGCGAGCAGGCCGACCGCGTGGCCGAAGCCTACATGGGCCAGGGGCTGCCGGCCCCCAAGATTTCGTTCTCGGGCGAATGGGCCCTGCTCGTCTTCCGGACATGA
- a CDS encoding sensor domain-containing diguanylate cyclase has protein sequence MESQTASSCIQVLLEIARGTSHRASIQKTLSDICGSVERYFAPRHLAALLVEPETGDLTFTYVAGDKAELLGGKKLRKGKGVAGWVASGGEPLLVEDADSDPRFPALFLTAKTKGCKSLVAVPLKSGDAVYGVLEMIDTRSGGPFTAKHLQDFSAMAEIISLVLEKAYYFQAMKRMAETDLLTGLANKRTFDRHMEREIEVCKRYGIPSSVVLLKIENLRKLNEDHGTISIDRVLQLVATVLKEEIRKVDVPCRIKADTFAVIMPNTLKVPAIDVGNRLSAKISQQSAARQMPYFSLALETLSAVQDDVVPVLGICEACRNEPQGFRKFRDVGSNLFQMFSEEKQATERRQYYRKDVQLAGSFTNTETGETGDFLVDNVSLNGLGFTTLLGHRLNKNELLNVTFRLDDSRRSEINRVVRVRYMNDRYVGCQFTDQRSYDTDLGFYLMR, from the coding sequence ATGGAATCGCAGACCGCTTCTTCGTGCATTCAAGTCCTTCTTGAAATAGCGCGCGGAACTTCGCATCGGGCCAGCATCCAGAAAACATTGAGCGACATCTGCGGCAGCGTGGAACGCTACTTTGCCCCCAGGCATCTCGCAGCCTTGCTGGTTGAGCCTGAAACCGGCGACCTGACCTTCACCTACGTGGCCGGCGACAAGGCCGAACTCCTTGGCGGCAAGAAGCTCCGCAAGGGCAAGGGCGTCGCCGGGTGGGTCGCCAGCGGCGGTGAGCCGCTCCTCGTCGAGGACGCCGACAGCGACCCCCGGTTCCCCGCCCTGTTCCTGACAGCCAAAACCAAGGGCTGCAAAAGTCTCGTGGCCGTCCCCCTCAAGAGCGGCGACGCTGTCTACGGCGTCCTGGAAATGATCGACACGCGCAGCGGCGGACCCTTCACCGCCAAGCATCTGCAGGATTTCTCAGCCATGGCCGAAATCATCTCCCTGGTGCTGGAGAAGGCCTACTACTTCCAGGCCATGAAGCGCATGGCCGAGACGGACCTGCTGACGGGACTGGCCAACAAGCGGACCTTCGACCGCCACATGGAACGCGAGATCGAGGTCTGCAAACGCTACGGCATCCCCTCCAGCGTCGTGCTGCTGAAAATAGAAAACCTGCGCAAGCTCAACGAGGACCATGGCACGATATCCATCGACCGGGTCCTGCAACTGGTGGCCACGGTCCTCAAGGAAGAGATCCGCAAGGTCGACGTTCCCTGCCGCATCAAGGCCGACACCTTCGCCGTGATCATGCCCAACACGCTCAAGGTGCCGGCCATAGATGTCGGCAACCGCCTGAGCGCCAAGATTTCCCAGCAGTCCGCCGCGCGCCAGATGCCCTACTTTTCCCTGGCCCTGGAAACCCTCTCGGCCGTGCAGGACGACGTGGTGCCGGTACTCGGCATCTGTGAAGCCTGTCGGAACGAGCCGCAGGGCTTCCGCAAGTTCCGCGACGTCGGCTCCAACCTCTTCCAGATGTTCAGCGAGGAGAAACAGGCCACGGAGCGCCGCCAGTACTACCGCAAGGACGTCCAGCTCGCCGGGAGCTTCACCAACACCGAAACCGGCGAAACCGGGGACTTTCTCGTAGACAACGTGTCCCTCAACGGCCTGGGCTTCACGACGCTCCTTGGCCATCGCCTGAACAAGAACGAACTCCTCAATGTCACCTTCCGCCTCGACGACTCGCGGCGTTCGGAAATAAACCGCGTGGTACGGGTCCGCTACATGAACGACCGCTATGTCGGGTGCCAATTCACGGACCAGAGGAGCTACGACACCGACCTGGGATTCTACCTCATGCGCTGA
- a CDS encoding murein hydrolase activator EnvC family protein, which yields MKRPFSRPVLRACAIALLVMCTLFALAAPAPASLEEEVSAKSKQLAERKKDIETLTAKERSLHKDLAKLEDSFKDAAANLEKLQKELADLKKEQAEGAKRLAALLSEREKTSRRLAEMMQTLWPIYLTAREEGFASPDEWAESNRRGEWLTALYRQAQTLREEIERQSQTVADEQSALDQSAAGVAAQVEKIKASRAELEKRKSRFETQLAEVRTQKQQSEKEIQGLMGSIANLRHQISLQSEKKISKLQGKLDWPAKGKRVVSFNPDGNPASNGIGLALSPGTPVRSVSWGKVVHNDQLRGFGQVVIVFHGEDYYSLYAFLSDAPLPVGREVEKGQQIGVCGFYPAAKGDGLYFELRFKQKVINPLKWLQSG from the coding sequence ATGAAACGGCCGTTTTCCCGCCCTGTGCTGCGCGCTTGCGCCATCGCGCTCCTGGTTATGTGCACGCTCTTCGCGCTCGCGGCGCCCGCACCCGCCTCCCTTGAGGAGGAGGTGTCGGCCAAGAGCAAGCAGCTCGCGGAACGCAAGAAGGACATTGAAACCCTGACGGCCAAGGAACGCAGCCTGCACAAGGACCTGGCCAAGCTCGAAGACTCTTTCAAGGATGCGGCCGCGAACCTGGAGAAACTCCAGAAGGAGCTCGCCGATCTCAAGAAGGAGCAGGCCGAAGGGGCAAAACGCCTGGCGGCCCTGTTGTCCGAGCGGGAGAAGACGTCGCGGCGGCTTGCCGAAATGATGCAGACCCTCTGGCCCATCTACCTGACGGCTCGCGAAGAAGGCTTCGCGTCCCCCGACGAGTGGGCCGAATCCAACCGTCGCGGCGAATGGCTGACGGCCCTGTATCGTCAGGCCCAGACGCTGCGGGAGGAGATCGAGCGGCAGAGCCAGACCGTCGCCGACGAGCAGTCCGCCCTCGATCAGAGTGCGGCCGGCGTCGCGGCGCAGGTCGAGAAGATCAAGGCCTCCAGGGCCGAGCTTGAGAAGCGCAAATCGCGCTTCGAGACCCAGTTGGCAGAGGTGCGTACGCAGAAGCAGCAGAGCGAGAAGGAAATCCAGGGCCTCATGGGCTCCATCGCCAACCTTCGCCACCAGATCAGCCTGCAGTCCGAAAAGAAGATCTCCAAGCTCCAGGGCAAACTGGACTGGCCGGCCAAAGGCAAGCGCGTGGTGTCCTTCAACCCCGACGGCAACCCGGCCAGCAACGGCATCGGCCTTGCGCTGTCGCCGGGGACGCCCGTGCGCAGCGTGTCCTGGGGCAAGGTCGTGCACAACGACCAGCTGCGCGGCTTCGGCCAGGTGGTCATCGTCTTCCACGGCGAGGACTACTACTCCCTCTACGCATTCCTGTCGGACGCCCCGCTGCCGGTCGGCCGGGAGGTGGAGAAGGGGCAGCAGATCGGGGTGTGCGGCTTCTACCCGGCGGCCAAGGGCGACGGCCTGTATTTCGAATTGCGTTTTAAACAGAAAGTCATTAATCCGTTGAAATGGTTACAATCGGGGTAA